The following coding sequences lie in one Alosa alosa isolate M-15738 ecotype Scorff River chromosome 21, AALO_Geno_1.1, whole genome shotgun sequence genomic window:
- the tsc22d3 gene encoding TSC22 domain family protein 3, giving the protein MSTEMLKTPMEVAVYQLHNFSISFFSSLLGGDVVSVKLDNSASGASVVAIDNKIEQAMDLVKNHLMYAVREEVEILKEQIKELAEKNNQLERENSLLKNLASPEQLEKFQSRLPSEALLPLDIQDGNNPEPMGQYSTGSAV; this is encoded by the exons ATGAGTACGGAGATGCTCAAAACACCAATGGAAGTGGCTGTGTACCAGCTGCATAACTTTTCGATTTCATTCTTTTCCTCGTTATTGGGGGGAGATGTTGTATCCGTCAAACTTGACAACAG TGCCTCAGGTGCTAGCGTTGTGGCGATTGACAACAAGATTGAACAAGCAATG GATCTTGTAAAGAACCACTTGATGTATGCTGTTCGAGAGGAGGTAGAGATCCTCAAAGAGCAGATCAAAGAGCTGGCGGAGAAGAACAACCAGCTCGAGCGTGAGAACAGCCTACTGAAGAACCTGGCCAGCCCCGAGCAGCTGGAGAAGTTCCAGTCGCGGCTGCCCTCGGAGGCCCTGCTTCCCCTGGACATCCAGGATGGGAATAACCCCGAGCCTATGGGCCAGTACAGCACTGGCTCTGCTGTGTAA